The Streptomyces sp. NBC_00224 genome has a window encoding:
- the gndA gene encoding NADP-dependent phosphogluconate dehydrogenase produces MSGTAQIGVTGLAVMGRNLARNFARNGLTVAVHNRTAAKTRALVEEFGEEGRFVPAETPEEFVAALERPRRLVVMVKAGEPTDAVIEEFAPLLEPGDVIIDGGNAHFEDTRRRERELRERGIHFVGAGVSGGEEGALHGPSIMPGGSAESYESLGPLLEKIAANAPDGTPCVTHVGPDGAGHFVKMVHNGIEYADMQLIAEAYHLLRTVAGYSPAKIAETFRGWNTGRLDSYLIEITAEVLAHEDAASGKPFVDVVQDRAEQKGTGRWTVQIALDLGVPVSGIAEAVFARSLSGHADLREASRALAGPAPEPLDEKAAETFAAQVEQALYASKIVSYTQGFHQIRAGSEQYEWGVDLGSVAAIWRAGCIIRAAFLDRIRAAYDAEPELVSLLADKRFGEEIGAAQEDWRAVVVAATRQGVPVPGFSAALAYYDALRAERLPAALTQGQRDFFGAHTYRRVDREGSFHTLWGGDRTEVEAG; encoded by the coding sequence ATGAGTGGAACAGCCCAGATCGGCGTGACCGGACTCGCCGTCATGGGGCGCAACCTCGCCCGCAACTTCGCTCGCAACGGCCTCACGGTGGCGGTGCACAACCGGACGGCGGCCAAGACCCGGGCGCTGGTCGAGGAGTTCGGCGAGGAGGGGCGGTTCGTGCCCGCCGAGACGCCCGAGGAGTTCGTCGCCGCGCTGGAGCGGCCGCGCAGGCTGGTCGTCATGGTGAAGGCGGGCGAGCCGACGGATGCGGTGATCGAGGAGTTCGCGCCGCTGCTCGAACCCGGCGACGTCATCATCGACGGCGGCAACGCGCACTTCGAGGACACCCGGCGGCGCGAGCGCGAGCTGCGCGAGCGCGGCATCCACTTCGTGGGCGCGGGCGTCTCGGGCGGCGAGGAGGGCGCGCTGCACGGCCCGAGCATCATGCCGGGCGGCTCGGCCGAGTCGTACGAGTCGCTCGGCCCGCTCCTGGAGAAGATCGCGGCGAACGCACCGGACGGCACCCCTTGCGTCACGCACGTCGGCCCGGACGGGGCCGGCCACTTCGTGAAGATGGTGCACAACGGCATCGAGTACGCCGACATGCAGCTGATCGCCGAGGCCTACCACCTGCTGCGCACGGTCGCCGGGTACTCCCCCGCCAAGATCGCGGAGACGTTCCGGGGCTGGAACACGGGCCGCCTCGACTCGTATCTGATCGAGATCACGGCGGAGGTGCTCGCCCACGAGGACGCGGCGAGCGGGAAGCCGTTCGTCGACGTCGTCCAGGACCGGGCCGAGCAGAAGGGCACAGGCCGGTGGACCGTGCAGATCGCCCTCGACCTCGGCGTGCCGGTCTCCGGCATCGCCGAGGCGGTGTTCGCGCGCTCCCTCTCGGGCCACGCGGATCTGCGCGAGGCGTCCCGCGCGCTCGCCGGACCGGCTCCCGAGCCGCTCGACGAGAAGGCGGCCGAGACCTTCGCCGCCCAGGTGGAGCAGGCGCTGTACGCCTCGAAGATCGTGTCGTACACCCAGGGCTTCCACCAGATCCGGGCGGGCAGCGAGCAGTACGAGTGGGGTGTGGACCTCGGCTCGGTGGCCGCGATCTGGCGCGCCGGGTGCATCATCCGGGCGGCGTTCCTGGACCGGATCCGGGCCGCGTACGACGCCGAGCCCGAGCTGGTGAGCCTGCTCGCGGACAAGCGGTTCGGTGAGGAGATCGGGGCGGCGCAGGAGGACTGGCGCGCGGTGGTCGTGGCGGCGACGCGCCAGGGCGTGCCGGTGCCGGGCTTCTCTGCGGCGCTCGCGTACTACGACGCGCTGCGGGCCGAGCGGCTGCCGGCGGCGCTCACCCAGGGGCAGCGGGACTTCTTCGGGGCGCATACCTATCGCCGGGTGGACCGCGAGGGCTCGTTCCACACGCTGTGGGGCGGGGACCGTACGGAGGTCGAGGCGGGCTGA
- a CDS encoding phosphatase PAP2 family protein: protein MTRARRVGAAVCLLLFVLLTVAVTVRDGAPLPGDRASHAWASAHRPPVALATARAITATGTGALPYLLAVGAGLLAGRDARQRLCAAAGALAVLALGQAVRYGVMNAVARPRPAMADWATHASGHSFPSGHATTAALTAGLLVWGVTARSRSASAHLTAALILLWGAAVGLSRVYLGVHWLTDVLGGWLFAAVWLTLGTLVTARHVPAEMRHEEPVPGR, encoded by the coding sequence ATGACGAGGGCCCGGCGCGTCGGGGCCGCGGTGTGCCTGCTGTTGTTCGTCCTGCTCACGGTGGCCGTCACCGTACGGGACGGGGCACCGCTGCCCGGCGACCGGGCCTCGCACGCCTGGGCGTCGGCCCACCGGCCGCCGGTGGCGCTGGCGACGGCCCGCGCGATCACCGCCACCGGCACCGGGGCGCTCCCCTATCTGCTGGCCGTGGGCGCCGGGCTGCTGGCCGGCCGGGACGCCCGCCAGCGCCTGTGCGCGGCCGCCGGGGCACTCGCGGTCCTCGCCCTCGGCCAGGCCGTGCGGTACGGGGTGATGAACGCCGTCGCCCGCCCGCGCCCCGCGATGGCCGACTGGGCCACGCACGCCTCCGGCCACTCCTTCCCCTCCGGCCACGCCACCACCGCCGCGCTGACGGCCGGACTCCTGGTGTGGGGCGTGACCGCGCGCTCCCGCTCGGCCTCCGCGCACCTCACCGCCGCGCTGATCCTCCTGTGGGGCGCGGCGGTCGGCCTGTCCCGCGTCTACCTAGGGGTGCACTGGCTGACCGATGTGCTCGGGGGCTGGCTGTTCGCGGCGGTGTGGCTGACGCTCGGCACACTGGTGACGGCGCGGCACGTACCGGCCGAGATGCGGCACGAGGAGCCCGTGCCGGGCCGCTGA
- a CDS encoding DMT family transporter, with protein MSALALSVLLSLVSAVAYAAAAIVQERVAAATPDSTYLRQSAWWVSVALNGLGALLHVVALACGPLTLVQPLGALTIVFALPMAAVFVRRKAGAAAWRGAVMATAGLAGLLALTTDADADSVGGGQRLLLAAATFGGMAVLFLASRAVHGPVLRSVLLAAAAGVSFGMASVFTKLVAEDWDAGLQLSEVPSLLAIAVLAAAGLLLSQASYRGAGLAAPLATVTVVNPVVAATVGLTLFGEEFRYGTAGLVFALASGVVAAGGLILLTTERLGAASRRSRTEHKTLPGIPAPGQSAESTTGTASTESDQRLTPPALR; from the coding sequence ATGAGTGCCCTTGCCCTGTCCGTGCTGCTCTCCCTGGTCTCCGCCGTCGCCTACGCGGCCGCGGCGATCGTCCAGGAGCGCGTGGCCGCGGCCACCCCCGACAGCACCTACCTCCGCCAAAGCGCCTGGTGGGTCTCCGTGGCACTCAACGGTCTCGGCGCCCTGCTGCACGTCGTGGCACTCGCGTGCGGGCCGCTCACCCTCGTCCAGCCGCTGGGCGCCCTGACCATAGTCTTCGCGCTGCCGATGGCCGCCGTCTTCGTCCGCCGCAAGGCGGGCGCGGCGGCCTGGCGCGGCGCGGTCATGGCGACGGCCGGCCTCGCCGGGCTGCTCGCCCTCACCACCGACGCGGACGCCGACTCGGTCGGCGGCGGCCAGCGGCTGCTGCTCGCGGCGGCCACCTTCGGCGGGATGGCGGTGCTCTTCCTCGCCTCGCGCGCGGTGCACGGGCCGGTGCTGCGCAGCGTGCTGCTCGCCGCCGCGGCCGGTGTCTCCTTCGGCATGGCGTCGGTCTTCACCAAGCTGGTGGCCGAGGACTGGGACGCGGGCCTCCAGCTCAGCGAGGTGCCCAGCCTGCTGGCCATAGCGGTGCTCGCCGCCGCGGGTCTGCTGCTCTCCCAGGCCTCCTACCGGGGCGCCGGGCTCGCGGCGCCGCTGGCGACCGTCACCGTCGTCAACCCGGTGGTCGCCGCGACCGTCGGGCTCACCCTCTTCGGCGAGGAGTTCCGTTACGGGACGGCCGGTCTCGTCTTCGCCCTCGCCAGCGGCGTCGTGGCGGCGGGCGGTCTGATCCTGCTCACCACCGAGCGCCTCGGCGCGGCTTCCCGCCGCTCACGCACCGAGCACAAGACCCTGCCGGGCATCCCGGCGCCCGGCCAGAGCGCCGAGAGCACCACGGGCACCGCGAGCACCGAGTCCGATCAGAGGCTGACGCCGCCCGCCCTGAGGTAG
- a CDS encoding DedA family protein, whose product MAVPLFATAPQAVNVLDAGSLLSAFGAIGVAVVLFAETGLLVGFFLPGDSLLFTAGLLCVPGGDGPVSLSLPQVLLASMAGALVGAQVGYWIGRRGGRALLARAKSRKLHEGAARAEELLGKYGHAKAIVLARFVPIVRTVLNPLAGVLDVPAGVFALWQVIGGTVWTCGLVLGGYALGSSIPNVDRYLLPLVALVVAVSLLPIALEVLRARRARTTEDTP is encoded by the coding sequence ATGGCCGTACCCCTGTTCGCCACCGCCCCCCAGGCCGTGAACGTGCTGGACGCGGGCTCGCTGCTCTCGGCGTTCGGCGCGATCGGCGTCGCCGTCGTGCTGTTCGCCGAGACCGGGCTGCTCGTCGGCTTCTTCCTGCCCGGCGACTCGCTGCTGTTCACCGCCGGGCTGCTGTGCGTGCCGGGCGGCGACGGGCCGGTGTCACTCTCCCTGCCGCAGGTCCTGCTCGCCTCCATGGCGGGCGCGCTCGTCGGAGCGCAGGTGGGGTACTGGATCGGCCGCCGCGGCGGCCGCGCGCTGCTGGCCCGCGCCAAGTCCCGCAAGCTCCATGAGGGCGCGGCCCGCGCCGAGGAGCTGCTCGGCAAGTACGGCCACGCGAAGGCGATCGTCCTGGCCCGCTTCGTCCCGATCGTCCGGACCGTGCTCAACCCCCTCGCGGGCGTGCTCGACGTCCCGGCCGGGGTCTTCGCGCTCTGGCAGGTCATCGGCGGCACGGTGTGGACGTGCGGCCTGGTCCTCGGCGGGTACGCACTGGGCTCCTCCATCCCGAACGTCGACCGCTATCTGCTGCCGCTCGTGGCGCTGGTCGTCGCCGTCTCGCTGCTCCCGATCGCCCTGGAAGTCCTGCGCGCCCGCCGCGCCCGCACCACCGAGGACACCCCCTGA
- a CDS encoding DoxX family membrane protein, which yields MTCINRRDLGLLVLRVGTGAVLAAHGTQKLFGWFGGGGIEGTAAAMEHMGFRPGKQSAVAAGLGEAGGGALLALGLATPAAGAAAAGAMAGAVAVHAPAGFFAQGGGFEYPAFLGFTAAAIGVAGAGRYSLDHASGHVLDRPWTVALAFLGSAAAAALVVGRRAQDQDDGDSEVERVAEADASPEAGTTA from the coding sequence ATGACATGCATCAACCGACGGGACCTCGGACTCCTGGTCCTGCGGGTGGGCACCGGCGCCGTCCTCGCGGCGCACGGCACCCAGAAGCTCTTCGGCTGGTTCGGCGGCGGCGGGATCGAGGGCACGGCCGCCGCGATGGAGCACATGGGCTTCCGCCCCGGCAAGCAGAGCGCGGTGGCCGCCGGGCTCGGCGAGGCGGGCGGGGGCGCACTCCTCGCCCTCGGCCTCGCCACCCCGGCCGCCGGGGCCGCGGCGGCCGGAGCGATGGCGGGCGCGGTCGCCGTGCACGCCCCGGCCGGGTTCTTCGCCCAGGGCGGCGGCTTCGAGTACCCGGCGTTCCTCGGCTTCACGGCCGCCGCGATCGGCGTCGCCGGGGCCGGGCGCTACTCCCTCGACCACGCCTCCGGCCACGTCCTGGACCGGCCGTGGACGGTCGCCCTGGCGTTCCTCGGCAGCGCGGCGGCCGCCGCCCTGGTCGTCGGCCGCCGCGCGCAGGACCAGGACGACGGCGACTCCGAGGTCGAGCGGGTGGCGGAGGCCGACGCGTCACCGGAGGCCGGGACGACCGCGTAA
- a CDS encoding (2Fe-2S)-binding protein codes for MDLAAVASVGGFFALRTGPADGAHLPLARLYAGEGGPLAARIDTVAAALRAPDRRTAASIAHLGLVARLWSVSLGSAVLHGELPDLDPRALSWDGGRGAPDDLVLDEVRALPGTAERIRESVQYGHLVPLAEAFRRDTPVSSGLLWGNAGSALAGAVRELHRWARRAGRPEAARRALELGGELFAHPDLAGTGTLLPGPAFRRRSCCLYYRCPGAGLCGDCVFDRPPARG; via the coding sequence GTGGATCTGGCGGCGGTGGCATCGGTGGGCGGGTTCTTCGCGCTGCGCACCGGACCGGCCGATGGCGCGCACCTTCCGCTGGCGCGGCTGTACGCGGGCGAGGGCGGGCCGCTGGCGGCCCGGATCGACACCGTCGCGGCCGCCCTGCGCGCGCCCGACCGCCGGACCGCCGCCTCCATCGCCCACCTGGGACTCGTCGCCCGGCTCTGGTCGGTCTCCCTCGGGTCCGCAGTGCTCCACGGCGAGCTGCCCGACCTCGATCCGCGGGCCCTGTCCTGGGACGGCGGCCGCGGCGCCCCCGACGACCTGGTGCTCGACGAGGTCCGGGCGCTGCCCGGCACCGCCGAGCGGATCCGCGAGAGCGTCCAGTACGGCCACCTCGTCCCGCTCGCCGAGGCCTTCCGCCGCGACACGCCCGTCTCGTCCGGCCTGCTGTGGGGGAACGCGGGCTCCGCGCTCGCCGGGGCCGTCCGCGAACTGCACCGCTGGGCGCGGCGCGCGGGCCGCCCCGAAGCGGCCCGGCGGGCGCTGGAGCTTGGCGGCGAACTCTTCGCCCACCCCGACCTGGCGGGCACCGGCACCCTGCTCCCCGGCCCGGCCTTCCGGCGCCGCAGCTGCTGCCTCTACTACCGCTGCCCGGGCGCGGGACTGTGCGGCGACTGCGTCTTCGACCGGCCGCCGGCGCGCGGCTGA
- a CDS encoding transglycosylase family protein: MSVRGRHRRYQPSRINRASLTVTAGGAGMALPLIGAGAAHAASLDVWDKVAACESTDNWKINTGNGYYGGLQFSQSTWVAYGGRQYAPRADLASKSEQIAVAEKVLEAQGPGAWPVCSGEAGLARGAAHATPAAQSHHAPAPAPKKTAKKATPQTDPTKAPGKREGYTVVRGDSLSRIAHTEHVRGGWHELYTVNREVVGPNPDLILPGQRLALPDTAAPPKARPVPTHRPAEHPPTKHQPAKPQPAKPAAPHKEPPKTAPVSHKTAGFAAPVDAGPSTPYHKAGSSWASGYHTGVDFPVSTGTSVKAVAHGKVVEAGWGGSYGYQVVIRHADGKYSQYGHLSAVNVRAGQQVNAGQRIGRSGSTGNATGPHLHFEIRTGPAYGSDIDPLAYLRAGGVSL; the protein is encoded by the coding sequence ATGTCCGTACGCGGGCGGCACCGCCGGTATCAGCCGAGCCGTATCAACCGGGCTTCGCTGACGGTGACGGCGGGTGGGGCGGGCATGGCCCTGCCCCTGATCGGCGCGGGCGCCGCGCACGCCGCCTCGCTGGACGTCTGGGACAAGGTCGCGGCCTGCGAGTCCACCGACAACTGGAAGATCAACACCGGCAACGGCTACTACGGCGGGCTCCAGTTCAGCCAGTCGACCTGGGTGGCCTACGGCGGACGGCAGTACGCCCCGCGCGCCGACCTGGCCTCCAAGAGCGAGCAGATAGCCGTCGCGGAGAAGGTGCTGGAGGCCCAGGGCCCGGGTGCCTGGCCGGTCTGCTCGGGCGAGGCGGGGCTGGCCCGGGGCGCCGCGCACGCCACCCCGGCGGCGCAGTCGCACCACGCGCCCGCGCCCGCGCCGAAGAAGACGGCGAAGAAGGCCACGCCGCAGACCGACCCCACCAAGGCCCCGGGCAAGCGCGAGGGGTACACGGTCGTACGGGGCGACTCGCTCTCCCGGATCGCCCACACCGAGCACGTCAGGGGCGGCTGGCACGAGCTGTACACCGTCAACCGTGAGGTCGTCGGCCCGAACCCGGACCTGATCCTGCCCGGCCAGCGCCTCGCGCTCCCGGACACCGCCGCCCCGCCGAAGGCGCGCCCCGTGCCGACGCACCGGCCCGCCGAGCACCCGCCGACCAAGCACCAGCCGGCCAAGCCGCAGCCCGCGAAGCCCGCGGCCCCGCACAAAGAACCCCCGAAGACGGCCCCGGTCAGCCACAAGACCGCCGGGTTCGCCGCGCCCGTCGACGCCGGCCCCAGCACCCCGTACCACAAGGCCGGTTCGTCCTGGGCGAGCGGTTACCACACGGGCGTCGACTTCCCCGTCTCCACCGGGACCTCGGTGAAGGCCGTGGCCCACGGCAAGGTCGTCGAGGCGGGCTGGGGCGGCTCGTACGGCTACCAGGTGGTGATCCGGCACGCCGACGGCAAGTACAGCCAGTACGGCCATCTCTCGGCGGTGAACGTACGGGCCGGACAGCAGGTCAACGCCGGTCAGCGCATCGGCCGTTCCGGCTCCACCGGCAACGCGACCGGGCCGCATCTCCACTTCGAGATCCGCACCGGGCCCGCGTACGGGTCGGACATCGACCCGCTGGCCTACCTCAGGGCGGGCGGCGTCAGCCTCTGA
- a CDS encoding M56 family metallopeptidase: protein MIFAVWIPLLVPFLAVPAARRLAEALPPRPAAWLLAAASTGLALCSAAALGLLALAGALRLPFVAALGHLVTPLDEVPGAVALPAACAAAALLALRGVALIRTARRQFGEVRTARRRLAPSTGELAVVRDPCPYAYALPGRPGRIVVTTGMLRALDPAEREALFAHERAHLRGRHHLFLAAAELAAHLHPSLRSLRAPLEYALERCADEAAAGAVGDRGLAARAIGRAALASRTGEPAPRPRAALAAVAGPVPRRVAALLDRGPAAAPLRSRGARLVAAALVACLCASAVSAVDAAADLHGGIETAQGED from the coding sequence GTGATCTTCGCGGTGTGGATTCCGCTGCTCGTGCCGTTCCTCGCCGTCCCGGCCGCGCGCCGGCTCGCCGAGGCACTGCCGCCCAGGCCCGCCGCATGGCTGCTCGCCGCCGCCTCGACCGGCCTCGCTCTCTGCTCGGCGGCCGCCCTCGGACTGCTCGCCCTCGCGGGCGCCCTGCGGCTCCCGTTCGTCGCGGCCCTCGGCCATCTGGTGACCCCGCTCGACGAGGTGCCCGGCGCCGTCGCCCTGCCCGCCGCCTGCGCGGCCGCCGCGCTGCTCGCGCTCCGCGGCGTCGCCCTGATCCGCACCGCCCGCCGCCAGTTCGGCGAAGTGCGCACCGCCCGCCGCCGCCTCGCGCCCTCCACCGGCGAGCTCGCGGTGGTGCGCGACCCCTGCCCGTACGCCTACGCGCTGCCCGGCCGCCCCGGCCGCATCGTCGTCACCACCGGCATGCTCCGCGCCCTCGACCCGGCCGAGCGCGAAGCCCTGTTCGCCCATGAGCGGGCCCATCTGCGCGGCCGCCACCACCTCTTCCTCGCCGCGGCCGAGCTCGCCGCGCATCTGCACCCCTCGCTCCGCTCGCTGCGCGCGCCCCTCGAATACGCCCTGGAGCGCTGCGCCGACGAGGCCGCCGCCGGAGCCGTGGGCGACCGCGGGCTCGCCGCCCGCGCCATCGGCCGGGCCGCCCTCGCGAGCCGTACGGGCGAGCCCGCGCCGCGGCCGCGCGCGGCCCTCGCGGCGGTGGCGGGGCCCGTGCCGCGCCGGGTCGCCGCGCTCCTGGACCGCGGCCCGGCCGCGGCCCCGCTCCGCTCGCGCGGCGCCCGGCTGGTAGCGGCCGCGCTGGTCGCCTGCCTCTGCGCCTCCGCGGTCTCGGCGGTCGATGCCGCCGCCGATCTGCACGGCGGCATCGAGACGGCCCAGGGCGAGGACTGA
- the panD gene encoding aspartate 1-decarboxylase: MLRTMFKSKIHRATVTQADLHYVGSVTVDAELMEAADLLPGELVHIVDIDNGARLETYVIEGERGSGVIGINGAAAHLVHPGDLVILISYAQVDDAEARALRPSVVHVDADNRIVELGADASAPVPGTDQRRSPHAVAPAPSRPVAVPQH; the protein is encoded by the coding sequence GTGCTGCGCACCATGTTCAAGTCCAAGATCCACCGAGCCACCGTGACCCAGGCCGACCTCCACTACGTGGGGTCGGTGACAGTCGACGCCGAGCTGATGGAAGCCGCCGATCTACTGCCCGGCGAGCTCGTCCACATCGTCGACATCGACAACGGCGCCCGCCTGGAGACCTACGTCATCGAGGGCGAGCGGGGTTCCGGCGTCATCGGCATCAACGGCGCCGCCGCCCACCTCGTCCACCCCGGCGACCTGGTGATCCTCATCAGCTACGCCCAGGTCGACGACGCCGAGGCGCGCGCCCTGCGCCCGAGCGTCGTCCACGTCGACGCGGACAACCGCATCGTCGAACTCGGCGCCGACGCCTCTGCCCCGGTGCCCGGCACCGACCAGCGCCGCAGTCCGCACGCCGTCGCCCCCGCCCCTTCCCGCCCCGTCGCCGTTCCCCAGCACTGA
- a CDS encoding AraC family transcriptional regulator yields the protein MRATSNTGTRRAPTASRLSFRTGDLDEARQVIGETYYANSIGVLDREHPLDAAFEVVRLGPLTLGDLRCGTDVHMRFGDLGAYHVDIPLSGELVWRQGTRTSTTANARRAAVFHPEGETTLERWNGDCRLLAVKICAQDLRRHLEILLDHSVPTSMRLAPELDIRQGPGLSWARLVGLAVQEMDNEHGALSQPLMAARLQDALLTGLLLATGHRYREELDKPVKAGLPGPVKRVVDAIHAHPERPFTTTELAGIGQVGTRWLQEGFRRHVGMSPMAYLRDVRMTRVHAELRQADPAQLTVGEAAYRWGFTHLGRFADSYRTRFGELPSQTLGTP from the coding sequence ATGCGGGCAACTTCGAACACCGGCACGCGGCGTGCGCCGACCGCGTCCCGGCTCTCGTTCCGGACCGGGGACCTCGATGAGGCACGCCAGGTGATCGGCGAGACGTACTACGCCAACTCCATCGGCGTACTGGACCGCGAGCACCCGCTCGACGCCGCCTTCGAGGTGGTGCGGCTGGGGCCGCTGACCCTGGGGGACCTGCGCTGCGGCACCGATGTGCACATGCGCTTCGGCGACTTGGGCGCGTACCACGTCGACATCCCCCTCTCGGGAGAGCTCGTCTGGCGGCAGGGGACGCGGACGTCCACCACCGCGAACGCCCGGCGCGCGGCCGTCTTCCACCCCGAGGGCGAGACGACCCTGGAGCGGTGGAACGGCGACTGCCGCCTCCTCGCCGTCAAGATCTGCGCCCAGGACCTGCGGCGCCATCTGGAGATCCTGCTCGACCACTCGGTTCCCACCTCGATGCGACTCGCACCCGAACTCGACATCCGCCAGGGGCCGGGCCTGAGCTGGGCGCGCCTGGTCGGGCTGGCCGTCCAGGAGATGGACAACGAACACGGGGCGCTCTCCCAGCCGCTGATGGCGGCGCGGCTCCAGGACGCCCTGCTCACAGGGCTGCTCCTGGCCACCGGGCACCGCTACCGCGAGGAGCTCGACAAGCCCGTGAAGGCCGGGCTGCCCGGCCCGGTGAAGCGGGTAGTGGACGCGATACACGCCCACCCCGAGCGCCCGTTCACCACCACCGAACTCGCCGGCATAGGCCAAGTCGGCACCCGCTGGCTCCAGGAGGGCTTCCGCCGCCATGTGGGCATGTCCCCGATGGCGTATCTGCGCGACGTCCGCATGACCCGCGTCCACGCGGAGCTGCGCCAGGCCGACCCCGCCCAACTGACCGTGGGCGAGGCGGCCTACCGCTGGGGCTTCACCCACCTGGGCCGCTTCGCCGACAGCTACCGCACGCGCTTCGGCGAACTGCCCTCCCAGACACTCGGCACCCCCTGA
- a CDS encoding aspartate/glutamate racemase family protein, whose protein sequence is MLALLHTSMVHVPVFNALRDENHPGLELRHLVYEELLGRARGLGPAGAAEATKTVISEITAEGATAVLCTCSTIGAVAEAAGAELGVPVLRVDRPMAAAAVAYGSRITVLAALEASLRPTSDLLHEEAAAAGREVSLRPVLVPDAWRRFEKGDLEGYAWAVAEAIEEVEDADVIVLAQASMTPGAQLVPSKIPVLSSPRLGLEAAAKLV, encoded by the coding sequence ATGCTCGCGCTGCTGCACACCTCGATGGTGCACGTGCCGGTCTTCAACGCCCTGCGCGACGAGAACCACCCGGGCCTCGAACTGCGCCACCTGGTCTACGAGGAACTGCTCGGCCGCGCCCGCGGGCTGGGCCCGGCCGGTGCCGCCGAGGCCACCAAGACGGTCATCTCCGAGATCACCGCCGAGGGCGCTACGGCCGTGCTGTGCACCTGCTCGACGATCGGCGCCGTCGCGGAGGCGGCCGGGGCCGAACTCGGCGTGCCCGTCCTGCGGGTGGACCGCCCGATGGCCGCGGCGGCGGTCGCCTACGGCTCCCGGATCACGGTCCTCGCCGCCCTGGAGGCCAGTCTGCGCCCGACCTCGGACCTGCTCCACGAGGAGGCGGCCGCGGCGGGCCGCGAGGTCTCGCTGCGGCCGGTCCTGGTGCCCGACGCCTGGCGCCGCTTCGAGAAGGGCGACCTGGAGGGCTACGCGTGGGCGGTGGCCGAAGCCATCGAGGAGGTCGAGGACGCGGACGTCATCGTCCTGGCCCAGGCCTCCATGACACCGGGCGCGCAGCTGGTCCCGTCGAAGATCCCGGTGCTGTCCAGCCCGCGCCTCGGCCTGGAGGCGGCGGCGAAGCTGGTGTGA
- a CDS encoding phosphatase PAP2 family protein, translating into MHFDNGWYTWVTELAQDTPGPLDTAVRLWSDYGLGLFAVLMVLAWWRARSAGGARLAMALAAPLAVVAAFAVNDLFKSAVHEQRPCQTLHVVTVEACPPLGDWSFPSNHAAIAAAAAVAVLLGDRLLGAIAVPAALLMAASRVWIGAHYPHDVLVGLAVGAVVALVLTLLAGRAGPLVDRLGATRLRPLVAAR; encoded by the coding sequence ATGCACTTCGACAACGGGTGGTACACCTGGGTCACCGAGCTCGCGCAGGACACCCCCGGACCGCTCGACACCGCCGTCCGGCTCTGGTCGGACTACGGCCTCGGGCTCTTCGCGGTCCTGATGGTCCTCGCCTGGTGGCGGGCCCGGTCGGCGGGCGGCGCCCGGCTCGCCATGGCGCTGGCCGCGCCGCTCGCCGTGGTCGCGGCCTTCGCCGTCAACGACCTGTTCAAGTCCGCCGTCCACGAACAGCGGCCCTGCCAGACCCTGCACGTGGTGACCGTGGAGGCCTGTCCGCCGCTGGGCGACTGGTCCTTCCCCAGCAACCACGCGGCGATCGCGGCCGCGGCCGCCGTGGCCGTACTGCTGGGCGACCGGCTCCTCGGCGCGATCGCCGTGCCCGCCGCGCTGCTGATGGCCGCCTCCCGGGTCTGGATCGGCGCGCACTATCCGCACGACGTCCTGGTCGGCCTGGCCGTCGGCGCCGTGGTCGCCCTGGTGCTCACCCTGCTCGCAGGCCGGGCCGGGCCGCTGGTGGACCGGCTCGGCGCGACCCGGCTGCGCCCGCTGGTGGCCGCCCGATGA